The following coding sequences lie in one Primulina huaijiensis isolate GDHJ02 chromosome 2, ASM1229523v2, whole genome shotgun sequence genomic window:
- the LOC140960831 gene encoding jasmonate-induced oxygenase 1-like: MNRLVSWPEPVIRVQHLSDSGIQIIPERYVKKPQERPNFVEPVSGKIHIEIPVIDMNDLYSDDKSLRWKTAALVGYACRKWGFFQVVNHGVSQELMARTQEAWREFFKLPMEEKQKLANSPSTYEGYGSRIGVEKGISLDWSDYFFLHYLPSGLRDQNKWPSLPISCRELVGEYCREVVKLGGKLMKILSANLGLREDYFHEAFGGEDMSACMRVNYYPKCPQPDLTLGLSPHSDPGGITLLLPDNDVSGLQVRHADKWVTVKPVSNAFIVNLGDQLQIMSNANYKSVEHRVVVNAEKDRLSLALFYNPRGDILIEPAEQLRTEERHPRLYPPMTFDEYRLYVRTKGLRGKSQVESLINSP, translated from the exons ATGAACCGCTTGGTGAGCTGGCCCGAACCAGTCATCCGTGTTCAACATCTTTCAGACAGTGGGATCCAGATCATACCCGAAAGATACGTGAAGAAACCTCAAGAAAGACCCAATTTTGTCGAGCCAGTCTCTGGCAAAATTCACATCGAGATTCCTGTGATCGACATGAATGATCTGTACTCAGATGACAAGTCGCTCCGCTGGAAAACGGCCGCCCTTGTTGGCTACGCGTGCCGCAAGTGGGGATTCTTCCAGGTGGTGAATCATGGCGTGAGCCAAGAGCTGATGGCACGGACGCAGGAGGCGTGGCGTGAGTTCTTTAAGCTGCCGATGGAGGAGAAGCAGAAGCTCGCGAATTCGCCGAGCACGTACGAGGGCTACGGCAGCCGCATCGGGGTGGAGAAAGGGATATCTTTGGATTGGAGTGATTATTTCTTCCTCCATTATCTTCCTTCAGGGCTGAGGGATCAAAACAAGTGGCCTAGTCTCCCTATTTCTTGCAG GGAATTGGTGGGAGAGTACTGTAGAGAAGTGGTTAAACTTGGAGGAAAGTTGATGAAGATTTTGTCGGCTAATCTTGGGTTAAGAGAAGACTATTTTCATGAAGCCTTTGGAGGAGAAGACATGAGCGCATGCATGAGGGTGAACTATTACCCGAAATGCCCTCAACCGGATCTCACATTGGGCCTGTCGCCCCATTCGGATCCCGGTGGAATCACCCTTTTATTACCCGATAACGATGTGTCGGGCCTCCAAGTCCGACATGCTGATAAGTGGGTCACCGTCAAGCCCGTTTCTAATGCCTTCATCGTCAACTTGGGAGATCAACTTCAG ATAATGAGCAACGCGAACTACAAAAGTGTGGAGCATAGAGTGGTGGTGAATGCCGAGAAAGATAGACTATCACTTGCTTTGTTCTACAATCCAAGGGGTGATATATTGATCGAGCCGGCCGAACAGCTCCGGACCGAAGAACGACACCCTCGGCTATACCCGCCTATGACCTTCGATGAGTACAGACTCTACGTTAGGACCAAGGGTCTTCGTGGGAAATCCCAAGTTGAATCTCTCATCAACTCGCCTTGA
- the LOC140960841 gene encoding rhodanese-like domain-containing protein 10 codes for MEIQLRHRHPPPNHLRRPLSAAVALRSASLTVNSVLGGRAQELIQSGAVSPIAPKDASSAIESHGYALLDVRPQWERERARVSGSLHVPLFVEDKDNSPLTLLKKWVHFGYIGLWTGQYFTMMNPGFLEQVEEIVPDKNGKILVACGEGLRSALAASKLHEKGYKNLAWLSGGFNRATDIDFRKVEGTEKLQYATIGGASYIFLKLLTALQSVGNVKN; via the exons ATGGAAATCCAATTGAGACACCGCCACCCACCACCCAACCACCTCCGCCGTCCGTTATCCGCCGCCGTCGCACTGCGCTCAGCTTCTCTAACAGTCAACTCCGTCTTAGGCGGGAGAGCCCAGGAGCTCATCCAATCAGGCGCTGTCAGCCCCATAGCGCCGAAGGACGCATCCTCGGCCATTGAATCCCACGGCTACGCACTGCTCGACGTAAGGCCGCAGTGGGAGCGGGAGAGGGCCCGTGTCTCAGGCTCCCTGCACGTGCCACTCTTCGTGGAGGACAAGGATAACAGCCCTCTCACGTTGTTGAAGAAATGGGTGCATTTCGGGTACATCGGGCTGTGGACTGGGCAGTATTTCACGATGATGAATCCGGGATTCCTTGAGCAGGTGGAGGAGATTGTTCCTGATAAGAATGGCAAGATTCTTGTGGCCTGTGGAGAGGGATTAAG GTCTGCGTTGGCCGCTTCAAAACTGCACGAAAAAGGATACAAGAACTTGGCGTGGTTGTCTGGAGGTTTCAACCGTGCGACGGACATCGACTTCCGAAAAGTCGAAGGAACTGAGAAGCTGCAATATGCCACCATTGGGGGTGCATCCTATATCTTCCTCAAGCTGCTTACTGCATTACAATCTGTGGGCAATGTAAAGAACTAA